The genomic segment CGCTAGTAAATGATGATGTAACCGTGAGACTCCGCTATCCCCCGAACCTCGTCCTTATCCTTGAGCGTGTAGCTCTTCCCCTCCAACGTGAAAATGTAGCCGCCCTTGCCGTCCGGTACCGCATCCTCCAACAGCGCCTCGAATGTCGCCGTCTTGACCATGATCTCCTCCCCCGTGCCCGATATTTTACTGTTCCCCGCAGGCTTGCCGGACCGCTGCGGCCAGGTTGCGCACATCCTGCTCCGTGGTCAGCCACGAACACATGAAGCGGGCGCCGCCGGTGCCGATGAAGGAATAGAAGTGCCACCCCGCCGCACGTAGCGCCGCGGTCGCCTGTTCCGGCATCTCCGTAAAGACCGCATTGGCTTGGCAGGGGTACATGAGGCGCACGCCGGGGATCCCGGCCAGTTCGTCTGCCAGCAGCCGGGCTTGGCGGTTGGCGTTCTCGGCGTTGCGCAGCCAGGCCCCGCTCTCCAGCATCCCGATCCAGGGGGCGGAGATAAAGCGCATCTTCGACGCCAGTTGCCCGGCCTGTTTGCAGCGGTACTCGAACTCCTCGGCAAGCGCCCGGTCGAAGAAAACCACCGCTTCGCCGATGGCCATGCCGTTCTTGGCCCCGCCAAGGCAGAGGACATCGACCCCTGCCTTCCAGCTCGTTTCCGCCGGCGTTACGCCCAGGGTTGCCACGGCGTTGGCAAAGCGGGCCCCATCCATGTGGACCCGCAGGCCGTGGGAGTGGGCCAGGTCGCAGGCGGCGCCGATCTCGCCGGGCGTGTAGACGGTTCCCAGTTCCGTTGACTGGGCCATGCTCAAAACCCGCGGCTTGGGATAGTGGATGTCGCTGCGCCGGGTGATGGCAAGCTCAACCGCATCCAGGTCCAATTTGCCGTTGATGCCGTTGGTGTGCAGGATCTTTGTGCCGTTGGAAAAGAACTCCGGGGCGCCGCACTCGTCGGTCTCGATGTGGGCCATGTCGTGACAGACAACGCTATGGTAGGAACGGCACAGGGATGCCAGGGCCAGCGAATTGGCCGCTGTGCCGTTGAAGACGAAGAAGACCTGGCAGTCGGTCGCGAACAGGCGGCGGATGCTTTCGCAGGCGCGCTCGGTCCAGGAGTCGTCGCCATAGGACGAGACATAACCGTGGTTAGCCTCCTCCATGGCGCGCCAGGCTTCCGGGCAGATGCCGGCATAGTTGTCGCTGGCGAATTGGTTGAATAACGGTTGCGAGGTGTGCTGGTCGTCCGATGGCATCTCGTCCTCCTATAAACCGCCTGTCTAGTATGCTTATGAAAATTAAATAGCATGGAGAGCCGGCGTGCCGCCAGAGATTTATTGTCCAACAAACAGCAAGGGGTTGAATATCTGGCGGCAAGCGAATAATATAACCATTTTACGTTTCAAGAATGGAAGGATTTCCTATGCATCCCAGCCGAATGCGACTTTCTCACAAGATCGTCCTGGTGTTCATTTTTACCTCCCTGCTCGTGGGGGTCACCGTACTGCGTACCCCCTCCGAAACCAGCGAGCCGGGCGCTTCGCCGACCGACAAGGCGATGGAGGACCTTTCGCGGGTGGAGTACCCCAGCCTCAAGAACATCAAATGGCATCCCCATTTCATCCAGCCGAATCAGACCTTGGAATCGCTCTTTGGGAATGACTGGATTTGGGTAGCGCGCTTCAATCGCATTGACCGGCGTCACGTGTATCCCGGCATGACGATCAAGGTGCCGGACAATATTGCCGATATCCGTGGCTATACGCCGCTGCCGCGTTTCTACGAGCCTGCCCGCAGCCACGACAAATATATCCTTGTGGACCTTACCGAACAGTGGCTGGGCGGTTATGAGCACGGCAAGCTCGTCATATCCGTTCCGGCCGCCACCGGCAGGGCCGAGGCGCCAACCCCCACGGGACTGTTTCGCATCAGCGCCCGGGATCAGAACCACACGTCGTCCCTCTACAAGACCCAGAACGATGAGGAACAGTATCCCATGGACAACGCCATGCGCTTTCATGTCGACGAGAAGAGCATCGGTTACTGGATTCATGCCCGGGACCTTCCGGGGCGTCCTGCCTCCCACGGCTGTATCGGGCTCTATGACGAGGCGATGCAGAAACGGGTCTTCGGGGCTCCGGATAAGCCGGTGCTGCTGGATTCCGAAAAGGTGTATGCGTGGGCTGTGGGGGAGGCGGATTACGAGGACGACAGCGGCAATCTTGAGGAACTGGAAGACGCGCCGTCGGTCGAGATCCGCGGCGAGTTGCCGCGGTATCTGCCCAAGAGTCCGTTCCGGCGGTAGCGCCTTTGGCAGAGGATAATCCTGAAAGTGGGGGGTAACACGATGCGGATGATTATGACGGCTTTGGTGTTGTTGGGTCTGGCGACGCCTTCCCTGGCGGCCAAGGTTTATCTGAAGGATGGCGGGGTAATCGGCGCACGGTCGGTCTGGCGCTCCCCGGGCAAGGTGCATGTGCTGGTCAACCGGGATACGTTGACGGAGTATGCGCCGTCCGAGGTCGACATGAAGCGGACCTTTCCCCGGCGGCACCACGTCGTGCGCCGCCGCCCCCATGCGGTGATCCCGCATAAGGGAGCGGCCGCCGTCGTGCCAACACAGGCGGCCGTTCCGCAGAAAAAAACCGGCACGGGCATGTCGCTGCCGTCGTTGCCGACGAAGCTGCCGGAGATGAGCCCCCCCTCTCTTGGTGGAAAAGAGGAGGGGACCATCAGGAAACAGAAGAAGGAGATGCAGGAACGGCTTAACGAGACCAACTAGGTGTGGCCGTTCTCGTTTAGCGCTGCTTCAGCCAGCGTGCCACATCCTTGGCGTGGTAGGTGATGATGATGTCGGCGCCCGCGCGCTTGAATCCGAGCATGGTCTCCATGACCACCCGCTCCTCGTCGATCCAGCCATTCAGAGCGGCGGCCTTTATCATGCTGTACTCCCCGGAGACGTTGTACACCGCCAGGGGCAGGTTGTAGTCGTTGCGCAGGTCCCGCAGGATATCGAGATAGGGGAGGCCGGGTTTGACCATGATGATATCGGCCCCCTCCTCGATGTCCGCCGCCGCCTCGCGCAGCGCCTCGAGCCGGTTGGCCGGATCCATCTGGTAGGAACGGCGGTCGCCGAACTGGGGGGTCGAGTCCGCCGCCTCGCGGAAGGGGCCGTAATACCCCGAGGCGTATTTCACCGCATAGCTCATGATCGGGATGGCATCGTAACCGTTATCGTCCAGAATCTCGCGAATGGCCGCCACCCTGCCGTCCATCATATCCGAGGGCGCCACCATGTCGGCGCCCGCCTGGACATGGGAGAGCGCCTCCTTTGCCAGGAGTTCCAGGGTCGCGTCGTTGTCCACGTCACCGTCCTTGATGATGCCGCAATGGCCGTGGTCGGTGTATTCGCACATGCACACGTCGGTGATGACCGCCAGCCCCGGCACCTCCTTCTTCAACGCCCGAATCGTCTCCTGGATGATGCCGGTATCCGAGTAGGCATCGCTGCCCACGGCATCCTTGGTCTCCGGGATTCCGAAGAGTATCACCGCCGGGATGCCCAGGGCATACACCTCGCGGGCCTCCACAACGATATCGGCGATAGACTGCTGATAGATGCCCGGCATCGAGGATATCTCCTTCCTCGGGCCGTTGCCGAATGCCGAAAACATGGGGTAAATCAGATCGTTCACCGACAGGCTCGTCTCGCGGACCATCCTGCGGAATATCTCGCTGCCGCGAATCCTGCGTGCCCTGAACTGGGGGAAAAACATGGTTGCCTCCCTTTCCTTGACAAGATGTGTCTGGAAATAATACTGCAACGTCCGGTCATAATGCAAGCGGCACGACCCGCCAACCGATCCGGCAGCGGAAAATAATCCTTTTCAAGCTTGCCATGTGGCGGTTTCGCGTTACAATCAGTACAAATGAGCATAGCGGTGCAGTTGTCTTTTGGGTTGTGCCGCGCCGCAGTTAGTGGTAAAAATATCGTTTCATTAGTAATGCTATGAAAGGAGAGCACATTTATGAGGAAAAAACTTGCATTGGTTGTGGTCGGTTCCATAGCGGCACTTGCAACCGCCGCGTCAGCCGGAAACAAGGAGGGGGCGTTCTCCCTGTCCCCCGTGATCGGCGGCTACACCTATGACGGGGTGCAGCATCGCGACACCACCCCGGTGTTCGGTGCCCGGCTCGGCTACAACTTCACCAAGGCGTTCGGCGTGGAGGGGCTTTTCGACTACGCGCATACCGAGTCGACCAAGTCGGAACAGAAATTCGACATGTACCGCTACGGCGGTGAGTTGCTGTATCATTTCTTCCCGGACAATACCCTTGTCCCTTATGTGGCCGCCGGCTATGCCGGTCTCAACTTCAACGACAACAAGCCGCAGGGGGCTTTTGATTACGGTGCCGGCTTGAAGTACTTCCTCACCGACAACTTCGCGCTGCGGGGCGACGTGCGCCATATCCTCTACAATTTCCAAAGCAAGACCATCAATAACGTCGAGTACACGGTCGGCGCCTACATCCCCTTCGGCGGGACGGCACCGGTCGTAAAAGCGGTTGAGGCCCCGGCCCCTGCTCCGGCTCCGGCGCCCGAACCTCCCAAAGCGGTGGAACCTCCGCCGGTAGCCCCGGCCCCTGCCGCACCCACGAGCACCCTGGCGGTTGCACCCGCAACCGTCACCAAGGGAGAGCCCGCCACCCTGAGCTGGACTTCGCGGAACGCCACCGCCTGCGATATCCAACCCGGCATTGGGGCTGTCCAACCCCAGGGTTCCATGAGCATCACGCCCGCCGATAACACCGACTACACCCTGACCTGCACCGGCGCAGGCGGTAGCGTCACGAGCGCGGCCAAGGTCGCGGTTACTGCGCCGGTCGTCGCGAAACCGGTTGCCAAGCTGTGCAGCCCCACGACGCTGGGGATTCAGTTCGACACGGCCAAGTCCGACATCAAGCCCAAGTACCATGACGAGCTGAAAAAAGTGGGTGATTTCCTCACCGAGAACCCGGGCGCCAAGGGCGTCATCGAAGGACACACCGACAACGTCGGTTCCCTGAAGATGAATATGGACCTTTCCCAGCGCCGCGCCGAGAGCGTGAGGGCGTACATCATCAAGAACTTCGGCATTGCACCTGAGCGGATCAGCGCCAAGGGGTACGGCCCCACCAAGCCGGTTGCCAGCAACAAAAACGCCGCCGGCAAGCAGAAGAACCGCCGCATCGACGCAAACTTCACCTGCGACGGCAAGTGATCCCATAGTCTGTGGCCCTAACCTGGCCGCGGTATGAACGCACAAACGCCCTTCCGGATTACCCCGGAAGGGCGTTTGTGCGTTTATTGGTGGTGGTATGGCGGGAGGGGTCAGGGTGCCGCCACCGGCAGTACGCTCCCGCCATCGGGCATGACCAGGGCCCGCCATAAGGGCGGCAGCAGGGCTTCGGCCTTTTCCATGGCTGCTGCGAGCGAGGAGGCGGGGGCCATGCCCATCTCCTTGACCTGGTGGCCCGGGAGCCGGGATACCAGGATGATGGTGAAGCGCTGCGCCTTCTGCAACAGGGAATAGGCGGTCTGGCCGTTGATCTCGTACTGTTCTCTGAGGGCGGCCTCGAACCGGTCAAGAGTGCGATGCCGGAACCAGTCGAAGAACGTGGCGTTGCCGAAGCCGTCCCGGCACTCGGCCAGGAGGATCATCACGCCTCCTGGCTTGAGGGCCTGGGAGGCGTACTCCATGGACTTGTGCGCCTGGATGAGGTTGATGTCCCTGGGAAAGCCGCCGCAGGAAACGACGACCAGATCGGCCTTGGCCGCCACCGGGTAGGAAAACGACTCCCGGTAGGAGCGGCATCCCCGTTCGTGGGCTTCGCGCCACTCTCCGGCAAAAGCGGCAACGATGCGCTTGTCCGGAGAGAGGACCGTGTTCAGGAGCAGGTCCGGTTCGACCATGGCGCAGGCCTCGACCATGGCCTGGTGCACCGGGTTCCCCTCCAGGTTGCCGGTGGTGGCCAGTGGGTTCTTGCCGCTGCCCGGCTGGGGGTTGAGTACGCAGAAGTGGCTCGCCATGCAGGCCTGACGGCTGGCGATGCCGGGCAGGAGCGCCTTGCGCCCCCCGCCGAACCCGGCGAAGTAATGAAAGCCGATCACCCCGGTCAGAATGAGCCGGTCGGCCTCCACAGCCCGGCGGTTGAGGCTGACCTCGATGTTGGCGGAGGTCTTCCCCACCGTGACCAGTCCGGCGCGGTCGTCGCAGTCGTGGTCGCTGACCCTGATGCGGCCATGGAGCGGGCCCAGGATCTTTTCGTGCTCATGGGGGGTCTGTTTGCGATGGATGCCGAGGGCGATCAGGATCTCGATGTTGCGGTCCGGTATCCCTTGGCGGTTGAGCCGTTCCACCAGCAGGGGAAGGTAAACCTCGCTGCCGGTGTAGCGGGTGATGTCGGAAGTAACGATGACGACCCGATCTCCCGGCGCAAAGTTCGCGAGCATGGGCTCGCAATCGTCGAGCGCCCCGGAGATGATCTCTTCGGGGGATTGGGAGGGGAGGGAGATGGCCGGCTCGATGACGCCGGCCAGGCGCTCCGGCGGGAGCAGGAGCGGAAACGAGGTCGATCCGTATTTGAGGTCCACTGATGTGCCTCCTTCGCCCCCCATAATCAAACAGGGATGAACGGGATGAGGGGGATGTGCAAACATCCTGTCTCTCCGGTCCATCCCTGTAAAAAGGATTTTCCTCTGGTTATCTCCCTGGCGTGCATGCCGGAAAGGGATCGCTTAGATCCAGGCGTCGCCGCCGTCGTACTGGAAGTCCCCGTTCTTTGCCTTGGGTGACACCTTGAATTTTGCTTCCCGGGCGAGGCGCCGCATCTTCTCGGCAGCGTTTTCCCCCAGGTCGGTCAGTTTCTCCCGCACCTCGCGTCCCGGTTTCGGGGTCAGAAGAAGCGCGGCGGCAGCGCCGATGACGGCGCCGGAGACAAAGGCAATGACTGCTGCTGCGGCATTATCGTTGGTGGTTGACATGGCAGGCTCCTTTATCGCGTGGCAATCGTGATGGGTAAGATCGGCAATGGATCGACTCCATATCTAGCACAGCAGGCGCTGCAACATAAAGCAAAATTTTCCGGAGCCCTAAAAATGTGCGCCCTCGGCCCCCCTTCTCCCGGATCGTGTGGGGAACGGCCGTTACAATGTTCGCGCCAGGTGCCTTCTCACCATCTCCTCGAAATCCGTATCGCGGTTGCCGGTGTAGACCAGGGACGAGCCGATCTCGGCGGCGAGGATCGCACAGAGATATTTGCGGGGCAGGTTCCTGATGCGCTTCCGAAAGGCCGGCGTCTCCCGCAGGAGCCGGGGCAGGTGGTTGAGGATCGCCTTCCGGAAGGGCGGTTGCAGGCAGAGTTCCGGCCGGGCGGAGAAAAACTCGAACAGCCGGGTGTAGAAGCTGTTGATGTTCAGGCTGATGGTGTCGGAGATCTCGGTGTACAGCAGGCTGTCGCCGGATTCGCGCCGCCGCCGCAGGATCAGGCGCGCCTCGTCTTCGGTCCTTTTTTCCAGGATGGTCAGCACGTCCTTGACATACGCCTCCTTGTGTTCCAGGAACTCCTCTTCGGACAGGAGCAGGTTGGCGATGATCTCGTAGGAGGAGGAGATGACGCCGCACTTGTTGGCCGCTGCGTCGCGCATGATCACCACCCCGTTCTTCTGGAGGCTGGTCCGGGCCTCGGGAGTGATGAAGGAGTTGGCCCCCTCCACGATCACCCGTGACGAAGGCGCCCCCGTTGCGTCGAGGAAGGTGCTCCAGTTCTGACCGTCGACGGTCTCGGGCCGCCCCCCGGCGGGGATGAAAAGATCGCTCTTTACCGTAAAGACGAGGCTGTTGTACACGCGGTAGAAGTCGTCCACCTCCAGCCATTCCTCCACGAGGCCGCCGGTTGCCCTGGCTACCTTGCGGTGGGTCTCCTTGAGCCCCTCGATCCGCCGGCCGGTGCGGTAGATGATGAAGCCCCCCTCTCCCAGGGCGTCCGGGTTGAAGGCGTCCAGGTCGTGGGCCAGCACGATGCGCCGCAGTTCCCTGCGGTCGATGCCGTTGGGGTCGTACAGGGCGGCGGTGCCGTCGAGGATCAGACGCACCTGCATGAGCGGGCAGCGCTCCAGCATGATGCGCAGGGCGTTGCCCGCCACGTCGCCGCCCGGGCCTCCGGTCATCTTGAGGGAGAAGGCGTCCCTGTTGATATGGATACCGGCCGCTTCGGCCATGGTGATCTCGGCGAATTTGACCACGCCGGTGGAGGTGACGCCGTATTCCTTGTGGTTGATGCCGATCCGCTTGCTGGACATGATGCCGATGCCGAGCATGTACCCCCGTTTTTTCGACAGGTTGGCTATGGCCTCGATCATGCCGTCGTGCATATTCTCGTCCGGCCCGATCTCGATCGGCTCGTCGTCGCCGTAGTAGTCCACCACCCGTGGGTCCCGGGCCCGGCCGCGGTCGGTCACGAAGATGTCCAGGAAAGCGTTGGCGATGCCGTATTGCAGCTTGTAAAGACGGCAGTTCTCCGCCTCGCCCCCCGCCTGCTCCAGGTCCGAGGCGTCCAGCACCAGGGTCATCTTGGAACCGCCCTCGTAGATGTCCTTGTTCTTGAAGTGCTGGGTGTTGGCCAGGACGTACACCTCGCGGAAGAGGGTATTGGCGGCGGTGGTGTAGTCGTCGGCGCTCCGGGCGATGACCGTGCGCCATCCCCCCCGGGCGATATCCGAGAACCCCACGTGGTAGCCGGCGCCGAAGCGGCTGAAGAAGAACGTCACCCGGAAGGGGAGGGTCTCGGGCAGGTCGGCGGTGAATTCGCGCCCCAACTCGCGCAGGTAGGCGGGGTCGAGACGGAAGGCCAGGGCCTGCTTGGCTACCACGAAGAAGTTGGTCTTGAGGGTGTGGGTGACCAGCAGCAGGCAGCAACGGTAGACGGCCCGGCGTATGTCGTCCAGCCAGCGGTGGCCGGTGTTGTATTCCTCGGCCGCCAGCCGGGTCTCGGCCAGGAGGTTGCCGTAGACCGCCTCCCGCCCGGCCAGGTCCGGGTCGAAGCGCGCCCGGAACAGGCTGATGAACCTCTGGGCCATCTCGGGATGGTCGTAGAAGGCCTTTTGCACATCCTCCAGGCCGAACCGGTCCGGCTGGCTATGGGCCAGGCTGGTGTGGCAGAAGGCGATGCAGGCGTTGACCAGGGCCGCGTCCTCGCCCGACATCTGCCCCTCGGTGACATAGTCCCGGTAGGCGGGCGAGGAGGTGGCGATGATCTGGGTGGTGCATAATTCGCGGGTCAGGCGCGCCGCCAGTTCGCTCTCCGGCGCCAGGATCTCCCCCTGGCGGTTGATGACGAAAAAGGCCCCCAGGAAGTACGGATGGATGCCGTTGGAGATGGTGTGGCAATAGGCGCGGCGG from the Oryzomonas sagensis genome contains:
- a CDS encoding threonine aldolase family protein, with the translated sequence MPSDDQHTSQPLFNQFASDNYAGICPEAWRAMEEANHGYVSSYGDDSWTERACESIRRLFATDCQVFFVFNGTAANSLALASLCRSYHSVVCHDMAHIETDECGAPEFFSNGTKILHTNGINGKLDLDAVELAITRRSDIHYPKPRVLSMAQSTELGTVYTPGEIGAACDLAHSHGLRVHMDGARFANAVATLGVTPAETSWKAGVDVLCLGGAKNGMAIGEAVVFFDRALAEEFEYRCKQAGQLASKMRFISAPWIGMLESGAWLRNAENANRQARLLADELAGIPGVRLMYPCQANAVFTEMPEQATAALRAAGWHFYSFIGTGGARFMCSWLTTEQDVRNLAAAVRQACGEQ
- a CDS encoding L,D-transpeptidase — translated: MHPSRMRLSHKIVLVFIFTSLLVGVTVLRTPSETSEPGASPTDKAMEDLSRVEYPSLKNIKWHPHFIQPNQTLESLFGNDWIWVARFNRIDRRHVYPGMTIKVPDNIADIRGYTPLPRFYEPARSHDKYILVDLTEQWLGGYEHGKLVISVPAATGRAEAPTPTGLFRISARDQNHTSSLYKTQNDEEQYPMDNAMRFHVDEKSIGYWIHARDLPGRPASHGCIGLYDEAMQKRVFGAPDKPVLLDSEKVYAWAVGEADYEDDSGNLEELEDAPSVEIRGELPRYLPKSPFRR
- the hemB gene encoding porphobilinogen synthase, which translates into the protein MFFPQFRARRIRGSEIFRRMVRETSLSVNDLIYPMFSAFGNGPRKEISSMPGIYQQSIADIVVEAREVYALGIPAVILFGIPETKDAVGSDAYSDTGIIQETIRALKKEVPGLAVITDVCMCEYTDHGHCGIIKDGDVDNDATLELLAKEALSHVQAGADMVAPSDMMDGRVAAIREILDDNGYDAIPIMSYAVKYASGYYGPFREAADSTPQFGDRRSYQMDPANRLEALREAAADIEEGADIIMVKPGLPYLDILRDLRNDYNLPLAVYNVSGEYSMIKAAALNGWIDEERVVMETMLGFKRAGADIIITYHAKDVARWLKQR
- a CDS encoding OmpA family protein, producing the protein MRKKLALVVVGSIAALATAASAGNKEGAFSLSPVIGGYTYDGVQHRDTTPVFGARLGYNFTKAFGVEGLFDYAHTESTKSEQKFDMYRYGGELLYHFFPDNTLVPYVAAGYAGLNFNDNKPQGAFDYGAGLKYFLTDNFALRGDVRHILYNFQSKTINNVEYTVGAYIPFGGTAPVVKAVEAPAPAPAPAPEPPKAVEPPPVAPAPAAPTSTLAVAPATVTKGEPATLSWTSRNATACDIQPGIGAVQPQGSMSITPADNTDYTLTCTGAGGSVTSAAKVAVTAPVVAKPVAKLCSPTTLGIQFDTAKSDIKPKYHDELKKVGDFLTENPGAKGVIEGHTDNVGSLKMNMDLSQRRAESVRAYIIKNFGIAPERISAKGYGPTKPVASNKNAAGKQKNRRIDANFTCDGK
- the larA gene encoding nickel-dependent lactate racemase, translated to MDLKYGSTSFPLLLPPERLAGVIEPAISLPSQSPEEIISGALDDCEPMLANFAPGDRVVIVTSDITRYTGSEVYLPLLVERLNRQGIPDRNIEILIALGIHRKQTPHEHEKILGPLHGRIRVSDHDCDDRAGLVTVGKTSANIEVSLNRRAVEADRLILTGVIGFHYFAGFGGGRKALLPGIASRQACMASHFCVLNPQPGSGKNPLATTGNLEGNPVHQAMVEACAMVEPDLLLNTVLSPDKRIVAAFAGEWREAHERGCRSYRESFSYPVAAKADLVVVSCGGFPRDINLIQAHKSMEYASQALKPGGVMILLAECRDGFGNATFFDWFRHRTLDRFEAALREQYEINGQTAYSLLQKAQRFTIILVSRLPGHQVKEMGMAPASSLAAAMEKAEALLPPLWRALVMPDGGSVLPVAAP
- a CDS encoding YtxH domain-containing protein; this translates as MSTTNDNAAAAVIAFVSGAVIGAAAALLLTPKPGREVREKLTDLGENAAEKMRRLAREAKFKVSPKAKNGDFQYDGGDAWI
- a CDS encoding NAD-glutamate dehydrogenase domain-containing protein; protein product: MNLPSVIRRSARAEREITVQNADWLQRHMSPYFFQAMADEQEALTLLAREMGRLRDNRSLILTDREKRLVIACVNQPGSLYETLRRVGEQEISYAMFSHSNAPMPGMEHELEVQRFEFDRRQNHEIDLSRQVAIPLALTRKIRAELRCSFPEFDPKKLDHLLKILWLNDEDFVRMTPPSRLAWLIWLFERGNAAGGLFLDIREVVREDHPETRVLFAVGNPPQNEFLLQVLEIFNRLDIGIRRAYCHTISNGIHPYFLGAFFVINRQGEILAPESELAARLTRELCTTQIIATSSPAYRDYVTEGQMSGEDAALVNACIAFCHTSLAHSQPDRFGLEDVQKAFYDHPEMAQRFISLFRARFDPDLAGREAVYGNLLAETRLAAEEYNTGHRWLDDIRRAVYRCCLLLVTHTLKTNFFVVAKQALAFRLDPAYLRELGREFTADLPETLPFRVTFFFSRFGAGYHVGFSDIARGGWRTVIARSADDYTTAANTLFREVYVLANTQHFKNKDIYEGGSKMTLVLDASDLEQAGGEAENCRLYKLQYGIANAFLDIFVTDRGRARDPRVVDYYGDDEPIEIGPDENMHDGMIEAIANLSKKRGYMLGIGIMSSKRIGINHKEYGVTSTGVVKFAEITMAEAAGIHINRDAFSLKMTGGPGGDVAGNALRIMLERCPLMQVRLILDGTAALYDPNGIDRRELRRIVLAHDLDAFNPDALGEGGFIIYRTGRRIEGLKETHRKVARATGGLVEEWLEVDDFYRVYNSLVFTVKSDLFIPAGGRPETVDGQNWSTFLDATGAPSSRVIVEGANSFITPEARTSLQKNGVVIMRDAAANKCGVISSSYEIIANLLLSEEEFLEHKEAYVKDVLTILEKRTEDEARLILRRRRESGDSLLYTEISDTISLNINSFYTRLFEFFSARPELCLQPPFRKAILNHLPRLLRETPAFRKRIRNLPRKYLCAILAAEIGSSLVYTGNRDTDFEEMVRRHLARTL